Proteins from one Brevibacillus humidisoli genomic window:
- a CDS encoding response regulator, which translates to MAQSYRVLIADDHPHAREAVRSLLAEDQAFVLVGEARNGTEALEQCRRLQPNLVLMDINMPGCDGLEATRQIKQHYPEIKVVVLSVSDNIADLFTAIQFGAQGYLLKNLDPDDWLTYLHALMEGTVEQSRELAGKLLYQFREGITDEEVTPSVLTLREREILLYVAKGETNRQIADRLVISEHTVKNHIKNILEKLHLENRVQLASFAVRHGLTRS; encoded by the coding sequence ATGGCCCAATCCTATCGTGTCTTGATTGCGGACGATCATCCACACGCCCGGGAAGCCGTTCGCAGCTTGTTGGCAGAGGATCAGGCTTTTGTGCTGGTTGGTGAGGCGCGCAATGGAACGGAGGCCCTGGAACAATGCCGCCGTTTGCAGCCCAACTTGGTCTTGATGGACATCAACATGCCAGGGTGTGACGGTTTGGAGGCAACCCGGCAAATCAAACAGCACTATCCAGAGATCAAGGTGGTTGTGCTCAGCGTCTCAGACAACATCGCCGATCTGTTTACCGCCATTCAGTTTGGAGCGCAGGGATATTTGTTGAAAAACCTGGACCCGGACGACTGGCTTACCTATCTCCACGCCTTGATGGAAGGAACTGTGGAGCAATCGCGGGAGTTGGCGGGAAAACTGCTATACCAGTTTCGTGAAGGAATCACAGACGAAGAAGTGACGCCATCTGTGCTTACCCTGCGGGAGAGGGAGATCTTGCTTTATGTAGCAAAAGGGGAAACGAACCGCCAGATTGCCGACCGACTGGTGATCTCTGAGCACACAGTGAAAAACCATATCAAAAATATCCTGGAGAAGCTTCACTTGGAGAACAGGGTCCAACTGGCTTCGTTCGCCGTTCGTCACGGGCTGACACGTTCTTGA
- a CDS encoding ABC transporter ATP-binding protein, with amino-acid sequence MLNLKGISKVFNRGTVDEKIALAEVNLSLEPGDFVTVIGSNGAGKSTLMNIISGALTPDTGTIEIDGEVVNHLAEHQRSLKIGRVFQDPMAGTAPTMTIEENLAMAYSRNKKRTLRRGVNKERREQFRQYLASLNLGLENRLSAKVGLLSGGERQALSLLMATFTEPKVLLLDEHTAALDPARAQLITDLTKEVVERSKLTTLMVTHNMKQALDLGNRLIMMDKGSIILDIREGKNELTIEQLLKEFERLKGEKLASDRVMLA; translated from the coding sequence ATGCTTAATCTGAAGGGAATCAGCAAAGTATTTAACCGGGGGACAGTTGACGAGAAGATCGCACTGGCCGAAGTAAATCTGTCGCTGGAACCAGGTGATTTTGTCACAGTTATCGGCAGCAACGGGGCTGGCAAATCTACTCTGATGAACATCATTTCCGGTGCCCTTACCCCCGACACCGGTACAATTGAGATTGATGGGGAAGTGGTCAACCATCTGGCTGAACACCAGCGCTCATTAAAGATTGGGCGTGTATTTCAGGACCCGATGGCTGGAACAGCCCCGACGATGACGATTGAAGAGAATCTGGCCATGGCCTATTCACGCAACAAGAAGCGAACGCTGCGCAGAGGGGTAAACAAAGAGCGCAGAGAGCAGTTTCGCCAGTATCTCGCCTCATTAAACCTGGGCTTGGAAAACCGCTTGTCGGCCAAGGTAGGTTTGCTGTCCGGCGGAGAGCGGCAGGCGCTCAGTTTGTTGATGGCCACCTTTACCGAACCGAAAGTGCTGCTGTTGGATGAACATACGGCTGCTCTCGACCCGGCTCGGGCCCAACTGATTACGGATTTGACCAAAGAAGTGGTCGAACGCTCCAAGCTTACTACATTGATGGTGACTCATAACATGAAACAGGCTCTGGATCTGGGTAATCGGTTGATCATGATGGATAAAGGGTCGATCATTCTGGATATTCGCGAAGGCAAAAACGAACTGACGATCGAACAACTGCTCAAGGAGTTTGAACGACTCAAAGGTGAGAAACTGGCAAGCGACCGGGTGATGTTGGCTTAA
- a CDS encoding ABC transporter substrate-binding protein, giving the protein MKKSFVTLLSALMLVAAACGTSTSNGGETSGNGSTAAPAAPTNDSGDKQEAVTIGITQIVEHPSLDAAREGFLAALKDAGYTEGENLTIDYQNAQGDMNTNVTIAQKFASDKVDLVLAIATPSAQAMAKASSEIPIVFTAVTDPLGAKLVDSLEKPGGNVTGVSDTHPDAIQKTMESVKEFFPEAKNVGIIYNNGEQNSVVNVENAKEAMGPLGLQPVEVTVANSSEVKQAADSLVGRVDVIYIPKDNTVVSALDAVVMVANDKDIPLFVGETDSVKAGGFAGFGFEYRDLGYTTGQMAIEILKGKNPSDIPVGFPAKLELMMNTKTAKEQNITITDEMKSKAILYPEE; this is encoded by the coding sequence ATGAAGAAGTCATTTGTTACGCTTTTAAGTGCTTTGATGCTGGTCGCTGCAGCATGTGGAACGTCCACCAGCAATGGAGGAGAGACCTCCGGCAATGGCAGTACGGCCGCACCTGCTGCGCCGACAAATGATAGTGGTGACAAACAGGAGGCGGTCACGATCGGCATCACGCAGATCGTCGAACACCCGTCGCTTGACGCCGCACGCGAAGGATTCCTGGCTGCGCTGAAGGATGCCGGCTACACGGAAGGAGAAAATCTCACGATCGATTATCAGAACGCGCAGGGCGACATGAATACCAACGTGACGATTGCCCAAAAGTTTGCCTCTGACAAGGTGGATCTCGTGCTGGCAATTGCTACGCCGTCAGCCCAGGCGATGGCCAAGGCGAGCAGTGAGATTCCGATCGTATTTACGGCAGTTACCGACCCCCTTGGGGCCAAGTTGGTGGATAGCCTTGAGAAGCCCGGCGGCAACGTCACTGGTGTATCGGATACGCATCCTGACGCGATCCAGAAGACGATGGAATCCGTTAAGGAATTTTTCCCTGAAGCGAAAAATGTAGGAATCATTTATAACAACGGTGAACAAAACTCGGTCGTCAACGTAGAGAACGCCAAGGAAGCGATGGGACCACTTGGTCTGCAGCCAGTGGAGGTAACCGTAGCGAACAGTTCCGAGGTGAAGCAGGCAGCCGATTCTCTGGTCGGCAGGGTTGACGTGATCTACATTCCGAAGGATAATACAGTGGTGTCTGCTTTGGATGCTGTGGTGATGGTAGCCAACGACAAAGACATTCCGCTGTTTGTCGGAGAGACCGATTCAGTCAAGGCAGGCGGTTTTGCCGGGTTCGGTTTTGAGTACCGTGATCTGGGCTACACGACGGGACAGATGGCGATCGAAATCCTCAAAGGCAAGAATCCGAGCGACATTCCGGTAGGCTTCCCGGCTAAGCTGGAATTGATGATGAATACCAAAACGGCAAAAGAACAAAACATTACGATTACAGACGAGATGAAGAGCAAAGCAATCCTCTATCCTGAGGAGTAA
- a CDS encoding (Fe-S)-binding protein: protein MKVSLFITCLADVFFPEVGKSVVEVLERQGVEVDFPQAQTCCGQPAYNSGYQREAKEAAKQMIKAFASSQYVVAPSGSCAAMIRHYYPRLFEQEPEWRNQAEELAKKTYEFSEFLVRVLGAAELDACYPATAAYHQSCHMCRGLGIQEEPLKLLQSVEGLEQKELPYAQDCCGFGGTFASKMSSISEAMVDEKIRHLEETEASLLIGSDMGCLMNIAGRLQRTGKSIRAMHVAEVLAKGMSK from the coding sequence ATGAAAGTATCGTTGTTTATTACATGCCTTGCGGACGTCTTTTTCCCCGAAGTAGGCAAAAGTGTGGTTGAGGTGTTGGAGCGGCAAGGCGTAGAGGTTGATTTTCCGCAGGCACAAACCTGCTGTGGACAGCCGGCATATAACAGCGGCTATCAACGTGAAGCAAAGGAGGCGGCTAAACAGATGATCAAGGCATTTGCCTCAAGCCAATACGTGGTGGCTCCCTCCGGCTCATGTGCAGCGATGATCCGACATTACTATCCCCGCCTCTTTGAACAGGAGCCCGAATGGCGCAACCAGGCAGAAGAATTGGCAAAAAAGACGTATGAATTCTCGGAATTTTTGGTCCGTGTTCTAGGTGCTGCCGAGTTGGACGCCTGCTACCCGGCAACAGCCGCCTATCATCAGTCTTGCCACATGTGTCGTGGACTAGGGATACAGGAAGAGCCGCTGAAACTGCTTCAGTCCGTCGAGGGACTGGAACAAAAGGAACTGCCTTACGCACAAGATTGCTGTGGATTTGGCGGAACATTTGCCAGCAAGATGAGTTCCATCTCGGAAGCGATGGTGGACGAGAAGATTCGGCATCTGGAAGAGACAGAGGCTTCCCTGTTGATCGGTTCTGACATGGGGTGCCTGATGAATATTGCAGGACGTCTTCAGCGGACCGGCAAGTCAATCCGTGCGATGCACGTGGCGGAGGTTTTGGCGAAGGGGATGAGCAAATGA
- a CDS encoding LutB/LldF family L-lactate oxidation iron-sulfur protein: protein MSAKIAGFTERVAAGLNNGQMRTSVPLTQDRLRGGRNRAAAELGNVEEWREHASAIRRHTIENLDSYLEQLADNVRGLGGHVHFAADASDARSYVEQVLRSKQAKTVVKSKSMVTEEIHLNQHLEQMGVRVVESDLGEYILQLAGETPSHLIAPAIHKTRGDVAALFSEVANRPLSDQTEELCAFAREQLRREFLQADVGISGCNFAVADSGSVVLVSNEGNARLTTTMPKVHIAIMGMERIVPGWDELDVLLPMLTRSATGQKLSVYVTAITGPRRLDDVDGPEEFHLIVLDNGRSEILGTAYQEVLKCIRCGACLNVCPVYRHIGGHAYGGVYSGPIGAVLTPLLEGYEEWKELPYASSLCGACTEVCPVKIPLHDLLIEHRKDQVEQGYAPFAETAAFRTFGYVTSHPSLYGFAVKLAHAGFGVLADGDVIRQGPGPLAGWTAVRDLPRPAKQSFREWWQAREEGRS, encoded by the coding sequence ATGAGTGCGAAGATAGCAGGATTCACCGAGCGCGTAGCGGCTGGTCTCAATAATGGTCAGATGCGAACGTCTGTGCCTCTTACCCAGGATCGCCTGCGTGGCGGACGGAACCGTGCCGCAGCTGAGTTGGGCAATGTGGAAGAGTGGCGTGAGCATGCATCGGCCATTCGCAGACATACGATCGAAAATCTGGACAGTTATCTGGAACAACTAGCCGACAATGTGCGGGGTCTAGGGGGTCACGTGCACTTTGCCGCTGATGCATCCGATGCACGCTCATACGTGGAGCAAGTGCTCCGTTCCAAGCAGGCAAAAACCGTAGTCAAGTCGAAGTCAATGGTGACCGAGGAGATTCATCTCAATCAGCATCTTGAGCAGATGGGGGTGCGGGTGGTAGAATCGGACCTTGGCGAATACATTCTACAACTGGCCGGGGAGACCCCTTCCCACTTGATTGCTCCAGCCATCCACAAGACACGCGGCGATGTGGCTGCTCTTTTTTCCGAAGTGGCGAACCGTCCGCTCTCTGATCAGACAGAAGAGTTGTGTGCATTTGCTCGCGAACAGCTGCGCCGAGAGTTTCTGCAGGCCGATGTCGGGATCAGCGGCTGCAACTTTGCTGTGGCTGACTCCGGTTCAGTGGTCTTGGTCAGCAACGAAGGAAATGCGCGTCTGACTACGACGATGCCCAAGGTGCATATTGCGATCATGGGGATGGAGAGGATCGTACCGGGATGGGACGAATTGGACGTTTTGCTGCCGATGCTGACCCGCAGCGCGACCGGTCAGAAGCTAAGCGTTTACGTGACCGCGATCACTGGGCCGCGACGGTTGGATGATGTCGATGGGCCAGAGGAATTCCACTTGATCGTGTTAGACAACGGACGATCGGAGATCCTGGGAACCGCTTATCAGGAGGTGCTGAAATGCATTCGCTGTGGCGCTTGCCTCAACGTTTGTCCGGTTTACCGGCATATCGGGGGGCATGCTTACGGCGGTGTCTACAGCGGTCCGATCGGGGCGGTGCTGACTCCGTTGCTGGAAGGATACGAGGAGTGGAAAGAACTGCCTTATGCTTCCAGCCTATGCGGAGCCTGTACGGAGGTATGTCCGGTAAAAATTCCGCTGCACGATCTGTTGATTGAGCATCGAAAAGATCAGGTGGAGCAGGGATATGCACCATTTGCAGAGACTGCCGCATTTCGCACATTTGGCTATGTGACCAGCCACCCTTCTCTCTACGGATTTGCGGTAAAGTTGGCTCATGCCGGTTTTGGGGTGCTGGCCGACGGTGACGTGATCCGACAAGGCCCTGGTCCGCTTGCGGGGTGGACAGCTGTGCGTGATTTGCCGCGTCCGGCCAAGCAGTCATTTCGTGAGTGGTGGCAGGCACGAGAGGAGGGGAGATCGTGA
- a CDS encoding ABC transporter permease has translation MALGVYLTFRILNFPDLTVDGSFTTGGALAATMIAAGYHPLLSTVAAMLLGGMAGLITGILHTKGKINALLAGILSMIALYSINLRIMGKANVPLLGEETLFSQITDLFKGSFAEKAGIIITMAVFVLIIKWIVDWFMHTEIGLAIRATGDNERMIRSFSTNTDNTKIIGLSLSNGLVALSGALMAQYQGFSDVNMGIGMIIIGLASVIIGEALFGHSSIFRATLAVIGGAIVYRIIIAIALRIEWLEASDMKLITALIVVIALIWPKLWASWKEKRTRAALQQQITQEDKAVRGDHHA, from the coding sequence ATGGCATTAGGAGTATATCTAACGTTTCGCATCCTCAACTTTCCTGATTTGACGGTTGACGGAAGCTTCACGACAGGGGGAGCGCTGGCGGCGACGATGATCGCCGCCGGTTATCACCCGCTCTTATCTACTGTGGCGGCGATGCTGCTTGGAGGGATGGCCGGTTTGATAACAGGTATCCTCCACACCAAGGGGAAGATTAACGCGCTGCTTGCAGGGATTCTTTCCATGATCGCGCTGTACTCCATCAATCTGCGCATCATGGGCAAAGCAAACGTTCCGCTGTTGGGTGAAGAGACCCTATTTAGCCAGATTACGGATCTATTCAAGGGAAGTTTTGCCGAAAAAGCGGGTATTATCATCACGATGGCCGTGTTTGTCCTCATCATCAAGTGGATCGTCGATTGGTTTATGCACACCGAGATCGGCTTGGCCATTCGCGCTACCGGTGACAACGAACGGATGATTCGCAGTTTTTCGACCAATACGGATAACACCAAGATCATCGGTCTCAGCCTCTCCAACGGACTGGTTGCTCTCTCCGGTGCGCTGATGGCTCAGTACCAAGGTTTTTCAGACGTAAACATGGGGATCGGGATGATCATCATCGGACTGGCTTCGGTCATTATCGGGGAAGCCCTGTTCGGACATTCTTCGATCTTCCGGGCAACCCTGGCTGTTATTGGCGGAGCGATTGTCTATCGGATCATCATCGCCATTGCGCTGCGGATCGAATGGCTGGAAGCATCCGATATGAAGTTGATTACTGCCTTAATTGTCGTAATCGCCCTCATCTGGCCCAAGCTGTGGGCATCGTGGAAAGAGAAGCGTACACGAGCCGCTCTGCAGCAGCAAATCACCCAGGAGGACAAGGCAGTGAGGGGTGACCATCATGCTTAA